The genomic region TAGGCTAATTGATTAAGCATGACCATGACAACAATTCTTCCTTTAGAATAAGAATAGTCATTGGAAAAATAATTAGGTTATGCTACCTTTAACTATATGACCATGGAACTATAGAGGTTATAATGAATGAATCCACACTCCGAGGCAATTTACATATTGTCGCCTATAATCTGCTGGGtttttttaaagatattttttcgtttttggAATAAGTTGTGTTATtcttattttattcattgtcTCTCTATTTTTCTACATATGTAATGTACTTTGACCTGTATCTTTCCTATGAAATGGGATATATACAAATATCTAATTTTAGGAAGTAATTATATTGCATTGATGATATATAACCGTGCTATGTTGTAGAGTCCATGGAATAATCAAGAAATATGGAGATTTTTAAACCTGACAAAACATGTAGCCTGAGTCTAGTCCACATTGTTGAGTAAAGCCCCACCCTCTCTTACTCATGTTAATACGTGTTAGGACTGGGGCTGCTGGAGAACCCGAGCATCTGGAAAACACCACTTTCTGCTCCCGGTACTCTGCTCTTTACTGGAAACAAGTGAACTGGTAGTCCACTTGTTGATTCAGGTTAGTTGGTACTACTCTGCGTGTTTTGTGAGTTTCTCCGACTCGGATTAAGTTGTGCATGGAGCGACATCTGACCCTGCGACCGGAGTGAAACCAGAGGGGGTTCGGAGACGATCCGACGGCAGCACACGGCTCTACATGAGCTGACATCGGATCGGAGACATAGGGTTTTACTTATTAACTTATTGGTTTATATCAGGTCCTAACTTTAAACTGCGAACCATGGCGTTAAAGGCGAGAGTTCTGTACGACTTCAGCTCGGAGAACCCGGGGGAGATCTCTATCGCCGAGAACGAGCTGGTTACTTTATACACCGAAGAGGAGTTCGACGGCTGGTTCGAGGGGGAAAACCACCGAGGAGAGGCCGGCCTGTTCCCGGCCACATACGTGGAAATCATCCGATCCGACGTGTCTcccaacaacaataataacggCCCCTCGACGGGCTTCgagtcccagtcccagtcccagtacGACACCTCGGCCCGCTCCAGCGCAGTGGACATCAGCAAagcctccccgccccccctcgcCGCCTACCCGACCCCGGCCCAGCAGCCCCCTCAGCGGGGTAGCTACCAGACCAGCCAGGGCAGTGATGATGACTGGGACGACGACTGGGATGACCAGTCTACTGCGACGGAGGACACGGCCAGTGTGGCCAGTGGCCGGCCCTCCACCTACACGGTGACCACTTCACTGCCCGGACCGGGGGGGCACTCGGGGCAACAGGCCAAAAGCTCCGCAACAGTTGGCCGGAACCTCAACCGCTTCTCCACCTTCGTCAAGTCTGGAGGAGAGGCGTTCCTGCTCGGGGAGGCCGCGGCCTTCGTGAAGGACGGGGACCGGATCTGCGTGGTGATGGGGCAGTGCGGTCCAGAGTGGCAGAAGAACCCGTACCCCTTCTCTTGTGCCATCGATGACCCCAAAAAGCAGACCAAGTTCAAAGGCATGAAGAGCTACATGTCCTACGGcctgacccccaccctcaccaatGTACAAGTCAACCGCAGGTACTGATGagcacgttgtgtgtgtgcttttgtgtagaCACAAGAAACCTATGGTTTGAACGACTATAGGCCCCTGGTCCGGGCCACCCTGcagatctctctccctttatatTGGAGGAGGGAAGAGTGGGCGATCTGCCCTCCTTTGATCATTTCAGCCCCACCCATCAATAGCATCGCCATCTcgtatgtttatgtatatatcaTGCCCTGCCGGTTGCAGAGTGAGTCTCCCTAAAGGTTCGGTTAATATGAGTTGAACTTCATCCATCAAcactttactctctctctctctctctctctctctctctctctctctctctctctctctctctctctctctctctctctctctctctctctctctctctctctctctctctctctctctctctctctctttcactctaaTGCCCACATGTTGCTGACATTGGGGATTGACACCAAGTCCTTTATACTCCCCTAGCTACTACACAAtactgcccccccctctcttcctctaccaCATTATTGTCTACTCCTATGATCATGATGATCTATTCTCTTCTGTttttatatcccccccccccctgaagagCTCCCGAACTCCATTTCCATTCCTATTGAGCAAAAGTGGAGGAATACATATCGCTCATTGGCTTAACAGAGGACCCCTAACTGCTTTCTCATTGGTTTAAAGTTTCCTGAACACTTGAAGAGAAAGGGTTTGTTTAAAAAGCGTATTTCtagctgtgtttgtttgaggcACCAACACTTTGATTGGCTttagagagagagctgaagggATGTTTTTAAAAGGGTACTTCCTGTTGGATTTAGGTACAAACACTTTGATTGGCTCTATGCGCGGCTGGTGGAGCGGTTCCCGGTCATCTCGGTGCCCCACCTCCCGGAGAAGCAGGCGACGGGGCGCTTTGAGGAGGACTTCATCACCAAGCGGAGGAAGGGCCTCATCTGGTGGATGAACCACATGAGCAGCCACCCGGTGCTGGGCCGCTGCGACGTCTTCCAGCACTTCCTGACCTGCGGGGCAGACGAGAAGGCCTGGAAACTGGGCAAGAGGAGGGCCGAGAGGGACGAGATGGTCGGGGCCAACTTCTTCCTCACCATCAGGTCAGTGGAGCAGGCTGAGAGGGGAAACCAGGGATGAGGGAAGCTCATACGGCCAGACGACGGCCCTCTCTAAAGCTTGGGGTTAGCCCTCACGGCCAAATCATACCTCTGTGTTGAATTGCAAGCCTCGAAGCTAACCAAATTAACTGGAAATTGTAGCACGAAAGACAAACTGGTCTGTCCATCGTTTTGCATTTTTGGTAACTGCGGCAACAGCCTCTGTTTCTACACTTGTGACTGAGAGACCCACTGGGTACTTAGGCGGGAGTTTGACATGGAAGTATGATTTGAATATTGGGTCATGGGGCATAAAACATTCTGAACAAAAGCTGAATGTTTATTCTTCTTGTTTGCATTAAGCTGAGCACATCCAACTGGTTTGCTATTGACATGCTTTGTTTTCATACAGCAATGAGCATAATGAGGAAGAAATAGAATAAAGATAGCTGACTAATGTTAATGATGAGCTGATGCAGTTGGTGACTCAATGGTCAACCGACTGTTTCCCAGAAAGTGAACATTAAAGGCCAAATAATACTTCCAGCTAAAACACCTTTCCAAAAATGTAAccaggtcagggtggaggtggaggatgatcCATTGACACTATTTGTACGACACATATTCCTCACATTATTAAGATCACCACCGCCACAGAGAGCCAAGGTGTACTTATGGCAGCTGTTCAATGCCGATGTATAATCTGGCCTTAAATCACAGCTACGACCACCTCCAGAGGAAAAATCACAAATTCTATGAACTTCAACCGGTTTCCATTCCCCACCGCTGCTAGTCCTCCGGTCGTTCCCCTGGACCTCCAGGAGGTGGAGAGCAAGATCGAGGGCTTCAAGTCTTTCACAAAGCGGCTGGATGAGAACATCGTGGTGGTGAACACTACCATCAACGAGTTCGCCCGCAAGCAGATCACCGGCTTCAAGAAGGAGTACCAGCGCGTGGGTCAGTCCTTCAGGCTGCTGGGCCAGGCCTTTGAGATGGACCAGCAGGCCTACTCCGCAGGCCTCAACCAGGCCCTGGCCTACACCGGGGAGGCCTACGAGACCATCGGGGAATACTTTGCCGAGCAGCCCCGCCAAGACCTTGACCCCATCTCAGACCTGCTGGACCTGTACCGAGGCCACCTGGCCAACTACCCGGACATCATCCACGTGCAGAAAGGTAGGACCAGGAGCTAGAGAAAGGTCTTCACCAGGTCAAAGTGAAATGGCAGTGGCCCCATTTACAAAGGGGAATAACGTTGGATAAAAAAATGCGTAAACAAGTATGTAAGCGGTGTAGCAGTGATGGATTATCAAGAACAGGCTACAGAATTTGTTTCattacacatacagacagacagacagacagacagacagacagacagacagacagacagacagacagacagacagacagtctttTACATTTATTCATAAAGCAGATGCTTCTGTCCAAATAGAATTTGGAAAATTAGTCTCTTAAAGGAACAGGCACCATCTGTAATACTGCAGGACCAGGGTCAAACCCAACCAGATCAGTGCAAGGTATCTGTAGGACTCTGAGTCTGGAAGGAGGTGGATCTGCTGGCAAAGCCACGCCTGCTGCTCGCCAAGTCTGGAGGCGGCGTCTCGTTGTGTTCCTTAACCCTGTTCTCTAGCTACCAATGGTAGCCCAGAACTCTGTGCAACACACGCGCGGTCCTAGCCCTCAGGTTAAACCTCTAGCAGGTTTCCCGTGCGTTTGGGTACCATGGCAGGTATTATGAGCCTGGGAAGCTGGTAAAACACTTCAGACTCCTTCTGAATCTGCAGCTGATACAAAAAATATTGGAATCACTCTCGGCACTAGAGTTGTTGTTGAAGAACAGAATAGCTATTTATTTACCCCAAGGGCAACTAGTCCTGCCCATGCAGAAGCTCTGCAAACAAAAAGTGCTAAAAAAAGAATTAAGTGAACATTTAAACAGGAAAACAAATAATCAACCCGCTTACCAAATACACCTTGCAATACATAACCTGTATATATTAATACAAGGCACACTGTTTATTTGTAGATAACACTGCTATCGCATAGCTGTAAACTGCGCTGATAACACAAACAACTGATGGGAGCGGTTTGAGGTCACTGTCTTAATCCAAACCTCAACAGACATCTTTTTAACTATTCATTGAATTTCATTGTCGTTTCTATTGGACTTTTTTTTACTGACAGTGGTGTAATGTGCAAGGCCTATGCCCCTTTACTTACTGGCTAACACGCCAACTAATTAGAGAGCCCTTGACGTCATCGCTGACATAGTTTAAATAGCTGTTTCCTTTCTTTTAGCATATTTTCCATTTCCAACCTCTTTCTGAGTCATCTATACGTAGTGAATACCTAGTGTCCTAAACAGTGGACGCACTGAAGATCGCTTTATCAAGAAAGCCATCACGTTAAGCCATAGGTTGATTTGACCTTGGCTTTCAAGAGAACTTGTACTTGAAACTTGAAACTAGATTTTGACGAATCCTCTCCTTTGGTTTTGTTCAGAACATACACATTAATAAAGGTTTACAGTTCCAAAGAACAGGCTTCAAAACATGTGTGAGTGGAACGTTTTGGGAGGGAAACTATTGTCTTTGGTTTTCCTGCAAGCTAATCTTTCTGTATTTTAATGGCAAAAGAACAATTCCCTTACTAACAACAATAGGCACCAAAGTCTGGgctgacccctcccctctcgTGCTTGATGTGCGTGTCTTGGAAAAGAGATTGTCTTCAACATGAACCCAGCCCAAATAATTTCCCTAAAAGTTTGACCATTGATGTCACGGCACGAACACAAGTCTGGACCAAATTCGTCAACTGTCAAACCTTTACCTGACCAAACCTTTACCCAGAACTGAGTTTTTATCGAAGACAAGGTTTTTTTCACCCGCAAAAAGCAGTACTCTCTTAAAAATAAGAGAGCTATGAGTGACGATTCCCCATTTAAAATAGTCTATCTCCCAGAACCTTTGTCTGTACATCTGATTTAAGAGTCTAACTCCCAGAACCTGTGTCTCTCTACATCTGATTTGAATGAGGCTCTTTCTCAGAGATCCCCTTGAGGCAGGAATGCAGAGAATAACCGACTCCAAATgatctgcctctgcctctctacTACACTCCCTCTTCTCGTCGGCGTGGGGCAGAAATGGAGTTGGCATCTTCCTCATTCTCAAGGGACTCCTGATTATCCTCCTCTTTCATGcttttctcttctccctccccccctctttccctccttgATGCtaatagagagaaagaacagaggaagagggaatTGGTGGATGTGTGGGTAGGGGTGAGGTGGTTAATGTAACAGAGTTTACACattttcccagcatgcatctggtTCCCCAGCTTTTAGTTTTTATAGCGACTGTAAGCTCATTAGCCTGGTGAGCAAAGTTCAATTGCACTAGAAAACTGAGGCAGTCTAGTAGGGATGAACGATTAATAGAATTGAAACCGACATCGCGATATAAAGGATTTGTTActgttactgactggagatcacTATGATTcgtatttattttccttctacaattcaatagttaaataaagatgtttatAATATCATTTAAGCAATCAATTCATGTCAACATATAGGCCTGGCCTAACGGAAAGAACAGTTGTTCAATGTTCACTGCTTccagtatttgtgtatgtgtgtatgtataagtaTTTAATAGCACATTTTTACACAGGTTGTTTACATAAGCAAAGAGActgaaggaagaaaaaaaagaaaaagaaacataaaaataacataCGTACattcaaaaaatacaaaaacaacacactTATAAATGCGTAAGACATACCTATGTATGTGTTTAATATTGTATGTTTGCTGGTTGGGTTGACTGAGGTagcgagagatacagagagaccagagaaacAGACTAATTCAGACTAATTCCAACAAGTTACTGTAGTtgttagtgtgtggtgtgtgtgtgtgtgtgtgtgtgtgtgtgtgtgtgtgtgtgtgtgtgtgtgtgtgtgtgtgtgtgtaagagagggaCAGATTGAGTCAGGGTCTGAGGGCCTGTATCAGAGGAGGGTTGTGATATACAGACGCCAGGCCACTTCCTGAGCGTGCTCGTGTTGAGTCAGCCTGGCTGTTGAGCcacacttcctcctccttcctgctaCCAGACGTTGAGCTAACACTTGACCCCGGAGAATGGCCGCAGTGATGGTAGAAGCCATTAGGGAGTTCAGGTTGAAGGATCTTGCATCCAACTGATgaggctgcagacattgggcATCGAACCCAAACCTTTCGGCTAGGAGCTGCTCAATGCCCTAGTATTGGTTTCTGAATTGTTGTCAGCCTATAGTAATAGATTTTCTATATTATTTTCTGCCTATGGTGATAGTTTATGAATATCAgttctggggccgtattcacaaaggatcttatggctaaaagtaggtcctaactggcgaatttaggactaactcctaaaaataattgGCGTGTCACtgttaaatttaggactcctaacttttttcactaagagcaattcacaaagtattttgggcctaaaagtagcacctaagtctaggagagcttaaaagtcctcaagaggactcctaactcagtaagacctattcacaaagaatcgtaaaatgcctgcgagacgaaatgttagactattcaacttgttgtggagttaatgcgtgatgcaataacatccccgacttcCAGGAAGAATCCGATAAAttccgaaataaaatgtttggccacactacgttatttagcaacaggggaaatgcaactttgcaatgccgacgatttaaaattatcgcaaccatcagtcagccgtgccataaactttcctttggacattcaacaattacacaggatcaaagccaacttcatggcaattgcaggtatgcccggtgtggtcggtgctattgacgggacgcacataaaaataattgcaccatcaaaagacgaggacgtgttcgtcaataggaagaaagtgcattccatcaacacgcaggttgtttttgatgcaaattttaacatagcctactggatgttgttgcaaagtggcctggatcttcagctacccatgattcgcgcattttaatggtgagcagtctgaggcagctttttgagatgtaccagtcgGGTGTCActtgacaccctacctcaatccacaaccgggagcacagttaaagtataacatgcaagtgattacgcagattacgcttagtcctatgcgtaaaacacatcgtattggctctttgacgccttttatttgttgaatccatatttattattgtttactgatttcttccatatatgctagagcacacaaacatacacgaaatgttgtggagagaggaattgggcagatgaaacgtcggtttcatgtcctccacggtgAAATacacgcctcaccccagagagggcaagcacagtaatcactgtatgtgccattctacacaacctctgcaagcggaggaacattccacagccagacgatgttgatgatgatgatgatgatgagtggacaggcatttagggatcactttgaaaacacattttaggtaaacaccttggcacaaatcagtcaacacttgggtagttcataacatttattttcttttaaattttacctatttttattgtttgctttctctctctcttgaacgtgcaggctacaacgtcattatcgtggtctgcacaaaattgtcatcatgcgtgtattctgctaactgcactataactacttaataggaattcatttctagcctaggctatttccttgtttttcagtgggctcgtctgaacaaccaatcaccgaactgaccgcttctatactcgtgcacgagaattgacgtaatccatagcaacggcgcgtcactcttagttcactctttgtgttttttccttagtaagagtaggtctcagcggctttgtgaataacttttaagaaaaaaactaaaaaaatgttttagcgcgagtttaGAACACACCTaccggtaagataaaatgctttgtgaatacagCCCCTGGTCTTTAGTAATAGTTTATGTTCATCGTGGTCTGCCTATTGTAGTAGTTTATGGTCGTGTTGAATTCGGTGAACTTAGGTTTATCCATTATGTTCTAGtaacatctcctcctcctcctcttcctctaggAGCTCTGACCAAGGTGAAGGACTGTCAGAAGTCAGACGCCGACCTCCACAACCGCTGCAACATCATCTCGTGCGCCACGCTTGCCGAGGTGCAGCACTTCCACCGCACCCGCGTACGGGACTTCCGCAGCCAGATGCAGCACCACCTCAGCCAGCAGATCCTCTTCTTCCAGAAGATCACCGCCAAGCTGCAGGAGGCCCTGCAGAAGTATGACGAGTAGGgacaaccaccacaaccaccaccttcTAATCCTCTGAAAGAAACACCTGTTTTTATGATCAAAAGGAAATGAATTGATGAGTTGGAACCTGAGTCACCTTGACGTCCTGtggatggagaaggagaaggaataAGAGATACATGTGCTCTTGGAGTTGATTGATGGATACAAACTTGTCCAATAGGAGTGAGACAACTCGTTGTGGAACCCTGCCCTACACAATGGAGAAAGACGATGCTATAAAAGAGATCGATATGGAAACTTTCAGGTGAAACCAGAGTGAACAAGGTTGTCAATAAGACAATTACAAAAAGTGTCCTGGCGGGAGAGACTAAATGTAACAGCTCCCACCACACAGTCCCCTAAACTCAGGTGATATTAATATTAAGAAATTAAATGTTATAAAGACTGGCGGACCGAATGTCTTTGCAAAGCTCTTGAGGTGCAGGAGTTTGAAATGGTATCGTATAGGATTCTTGATGTTAAGGTATACAGTTTGAAATGGTTAGGTTCAGGGTCAGGAAGGATTAAGTTTCAGTGCTCTGCTATAAACGAAAAAGTGTAAATGTGTTTGGTAAGAGATATAGTTAAGGTATGGGGTCAGACTGTGGGTGTGCCAGGTGTGTGCGTttagtctctgtgtgtcttgcaGTGTTCTACCTACTGGTTCCTCATCATGTGACCCATAATGTACAACGAGACGAGACATTATATTCACCCTATTTTACCGCTTTACACGATTTTGAAAGACGTACCTAAAGAACTCATTTTTATCCTTTTAACCTTTAATTGAATGGCCTTTTCAGTGTTGTTTTGTCATCTTTGTCTTTTAACTCTTTAACTTTTGTGGTCCGAATCCCTGGATCTGACAGTACACTCAACTCACACAGTGGGACAACACGGCTGACGATAATCAAGGGTTCATCAGTTCCCCGCTCTGACACACCGTCATCGTACAAGATGGACAGGACCGGAGTGTGTGAAGCACGTCTGGGTCAAATTGGTACACCAGAGTTCCTGGGCCTTGGCTGAGTCTACAGATTTGAGCACACTACAAGATGACAacaagagagattgagagaatcATGTTTTTTGTTATGTTCAGATGAGTGAGAAACTCTATTTCCTCTTTCATAGTTCTTTTGAGTGATAGTACTCGTATCATAGTACTACTTAATGATTGTTTAACACAGCCTTTTAGTGCCTTTCAGTCAAAGTTTTTGACACATCCTACGCTCTCTAATTAAAATCCTCTTGATACTACTTGGTATTGACGGATATCGAAAACATAACCTTAACCGTTTtgtcaaatggctcagtttcaGGCTACGGATCATGCTGATGATACTCACTATCTGGTAATCAATTATAACTgtcttttattttgtattgaagAGGCTCGTAATCGTCACTTAGTCC from Gadus morhua chromosome 19, gadMor3.0, whole genome shotgun sequence harbors:
- the LOC115532113 gene encoding sorting nexin-18, which codes for MALKARVLYDFSSENPGEISIAENELVTLYTEEEFDGWFEGENHRGEAGLFPATYVEIIRSDVSPNNNNNGPSTGFESQSQSQYDTSARSSAVDISKASPPPLAAYPTPAQQPPQRGSYQTSQGSDDDWDDDWDDQSTATEDTASVASGRPSTYTVTTSLPGPGGHSGQQAKSSATVGRNLNRFSTFVKSGGEAFLLGEAAAFVKDGDRICVVMGQCGPEWQKNPYPFSCAIDDPKKQTKFKGMKSYMSYGLTPTLTNVQVNRRYKHFDWLYARLVERFPVISVPHLPEKQATGRFEEDFITKRRKGLIWWMNHMSSHPVLGRCDVFQHFLTCGADEKAWKLGKRRAERDEMVGANFFLTISPPVVPLDLQEVESKIEGFKSFTKRLDENIVVVNTTINEFARKQITGFKKEYQRVGQSFRLLGQAFEMDQQAYSAGLNQALAYTGEAYETIGEYFAEQPRQDLDPISDLLDLYRGHLANYPDIIHVQKGALTKVKDCQKSDADLHNRCNIISCATLAEVQHFHRTRVRDFRSQMQHHLSQQILFFQKITAKLQEALQKYDE